The Phycisphaeraceae bacterium genome segment GGCATACACACTTTCACTCTCCGGCACACCGAAGCGCGACGCCGCCAGACCGACCAGGGCCTCGCGGAAGCCGATGCGGATGGGGATCAGACCCGCCAGCAGCGCGACCAGCGCCAGCATCAGCACGTAGGAAGCCCCGTTCTGAGGCAGGGCGATGCCCACGATGCCCAGGGCGCAGTACATCCGCCCCGCAAAGGCGCCGATGTCCGCCAGGCGCAGACCAATGATCGCCCACAGCACGCGCCCCCGGCGCAGCATCCGGTCCGCGCCGCGCCCATGCCGCACGATGAGCGGATGACCCATCACGATGATCGTCGAGAGCCCGCCGATCACCAATCCCCCCGCCACCAGACCCGCCCACCACGCATCCATCTCCGGGCGCACGATCATCGACGCGAAGAGCACGCCCGCCACCAGCAGGAGCACGACGGCGATCGAGGCGAACCACGCGCCGATCTGGATCAGGTCCAGCCGATCCACGCGCACGTGGTACACCAGCCGCAGGATCAATCCGGGTCGCAGCGGGCCGTAGTTGAGCGCATTGGCCGCGGCGTTGAGTCGCTGCAGGTTCCAGAAACCCAGATCCTTCACCGGACGCATCACCAGCCAGAACGTCGCGCCGTTGAGAAGGAGACTGACCGCCGAGCAGGCGATCAGTCCGACCACCAGCCCGATCGGCGCCTGCCGCAGTTTCTCCCACGGGTTCTCCGCCGGGTCGCGGAAGGCGAACCAGACGCACGCGGCGAGGAGCCCCAGGCCGATCACGAACCCGGCGATCTGGCCGATCCAGCGCAGCCAGCGCGGCCGCGGGTTCGGCGCGGGACGCCTTTCGATGGGCTCGGGTGCATGGGCTGTCTCTGCGGGTGTCATGCGCCACACTTGAACGGCACGCAGGCGGGACGCTGTGCCACCGGGGGATCACTCACCCGTACAGGCAAGGACGCCTGTGCCACTGGCGCCCGTGCCACTGAGTTATCGCCGAAACCGCTCACGGACCATCACCCAGAAGGCCCGGAAGCCGTCACGGGCGCGGATCTTCTTGCCTTCCGCCACCTCGCGCGGGGCGTAGGTGACGGGCCGCTCGACGAGCTTCAACCGATGCCTCGCCACCGCCGCGGCGATCTGCGGCTCGATGCCGAAACGCTCCTCCGTCAGCCGGGGCCTGATCGTGCGCAGCGCCGACACGGTGAACACCTTGTAGCAGCACTCCATGTCCGACACGCGGTGACCGGTGAGCAGGTTGCTGAAGCCGGTGAGCACCCGGTTGCCCATCGCGTGAACTTTGCGCCACAACCCATCGGTGCGGGCGTGCCTGCCCCAGCGTGTGCCGAACACCACCGCCGCCTCGCCCGCGATGAGCGGCGCCAGCAGAGCGGCATAATCGTTGGGGTCGTATTCCAGGTCGGCGTCCTGAATGATGATCAGGTCATCCGGCGCGGCGACCGTCAGCACGTGGTCGAACCCCGTCTGCAACGCCGCCCCCTTGCCCCTGTTGACGGGGTGGTGCAGCAGCGCGGCGGCGACGCCTCGCGCCGTCAGGCCTTTCACGAGTTGCGATGCCACGTCGCCCGACCCGTCCTTTGAGCAATCGTTCACCAGGGCCAGCGCCCGCCCCCAGTCCGCGGGCAGCGGCGCGGCGACCACACGCTCCAGGCACGGACCAAGCGTGGCGCGCTCGTTGTAGAACGGAATGACGACGTGCAGGATGGGCATGAAGGGGCGGATGATAGAGCATCGGCGTGCTTCACCGCTGAGTCATCCCGCGGCGCCGCATCACTCCGGACGCCTCACCCGAACAGCACCTCGCACGTCTCATGGCGCGCCCCGTTTTCATCGCATACGGCGAAGCGGGTGCTGCCGTTCATCGTGGCGCTGCCGTATTCGCCGTCCTTGCGCAGGGCGTAGAGGACCACGCTGAAGTTCGGACGCCCCTTGTCGTTGAGCAGGTACTTCTGCTTCGTGTGGTCGGCGATCCACTGCAGCACCTTCAGGCACGCCTCCCTGGGGTGATCGCCGCGGGCCATGTGCTGCACGATCTGGAAGGCCCCGCAGGACTGGATGACCGCCTCGCCCCGCCCCGTGGCTCCCGCCGAGCCGACGTTGTTGTCCACGAACATGCCGGCGCCGACGATGGGCGAGTCGCCCACACGCCCGGGAATCTTGTATGACAATCCGCTGGTGGTGGTGCAGGCGCCGAGGTCGCCGTCGCCGTCCACCGCCGAGCAGTGGATCGTTCCCCATGACCACGGGACGCCGATCTGTTCGGCCATCGCCTGTCGCGGATCCCTGTCCCGTCGGATCTGCTGGTCGTCATCCAGCCAGTCGTCGTCGGGATTGAGGTTCTCCTTCCACTTGAGCCAGGCGCGGCGGGCCCCTTCGGTCAGCAGTTCCGTGTGCGGGTGCCCGTGGGCGCGAGCGAAGTCGTACGCCCCCTGCCCCACCAGCAGCACGTGATCGGTGCGGCGGAGCACGTCGAGCGCCACCGCCGCCGGGTTCTTGATGTTCTCGATGCCCGCCACCGCGCCGGCCTTGTGCGTCGGGCCGTGCATGACCGACGCATCGAGCTGCACCACGCCGCGCTCGTTGGGCAAACCACCGTAGCCCACGGACATGTCGTTCGGATCATCCTCCACGATGGCGACGCCCTTGACCACCGCGTCGCAGGGGTCGGCGCCTTCGTTCAGCAGGCGCACCGCCTCGGCCACAGTGCGCAGACCGTTGCCGGAGCTGATCGCCACCGGCGAACCGGCGCGGCGGCGGGCCGCGGCGCTGGCGGGCGCGGACGCCGTGCCCAGCAGCGGCAATGACGCGGCGGAAAGGGCGAGGAATGCGCGGCGGTCGAGTGAGGGGTGAGTCATGCCGCACAGTATGACCGAAATCGACGCCTGACGCACGCGGAAAGTGGTCCGCAAGTCATCGCCCACTTCCGCAGACGACTCGGTGAATGCTCACCGTGGAGGACAGACCTCTCCAGTGGGCGGGCAGGGCGCCTCTCCTCCCTCCCGGCCTGGTCGTCGAACTCCAAAACGGAAACGGGTTCCACGAGGGAACCCGTTCCGGCCGCAACTTGCCGTCGCCCGAAGTCCGAGCGTCCGGGCCGCCCTGCCCGGACGGCCACGCGCGGGGGGAGTGTCCCGCGGCGGCGCACAAGAACGGCCCTCCGTGGCCGGCACGCGCCTCCGTGCGCTGCCGTGTTTCACGCAACCCGCGTGCCAGCCCGTCATCGCCGCGAAGTCACGCCCTCACCGGCCATTCCCGCCCGCACCCAGCGCAGATGGTGCGCGGGTGAAGCGCAAGCATCGCGCCGCTTCACCCGGATGGATCGGTCATTCCCCTACGAACAATCGCGACACCGCACCACGTTGAAGACCTCATCCCGCAGCCCCGGCTCGTGGATGGCGAACTCGATGAGCACGCGGACGGCCTTGCCCATGTCAGGCAGGGCGTACTGTCGCACGATTCCCTCGAGAAACTCGTGCTGGCTCTTCTTGAGATCGATGGTGAGAGGGATTCGTTCCGGCATCCTCGCGCTCCGATTGAGAGGGCTGTCAGACGTCATCGCCGCACGTCTCCACGAGCATCCGGTGGAAGTGATGCACCCCCTGCTCGCGGGTGGGCGAGTACCGCCCTCGATGATACAGCCGCGAGCGCACGCCTCGCTGCACCGACTCGACGATGGCCTCGTCCTCGCGCTCGACGCGGTCCAGCCCGGCCCCGGCGCCCTGATCCAGTTTCGAAGCGTCCCACACCCACGTCAGGAATGACACCCGCGTGCGATCCACGCCCAGCGGCTTGACGATGTTCACCGACAGCCCCCAGGGGTAGAAGTTGAACATCAGGTTGGGCCAGAGCCACCAGTAGTATGCCGCCACGGGCCGCCCGGCGTCGGGCGAGTCGGGCGGCGGATCGAACACGTGCTCGCCCCCCTTCGACAGGCCCAGCTGCAGGATGCTGCGCCCGTGCAGTTCCGTCGTGTACTCACCGTAGTCCAGGGCGGCGTTCAGCGACGCATGCACAAAGGGGATGTGGAACCCCTCCAGGTAGTTCTCCACGTACAGCGCCCAGTTGCACCGCACGAGGTAATCGCGCGATCGCGTGGGGTCAAAGAGAAACTCGCTCAGGGGCAGCCGCCCGACGCGCCGACGCATCGGACCGATCAGGTCGTCGAAGCCGAACGCCGGGTCGATCGACGTGAAGAGCCAGCGGCCGAACGTCTCCAGCGGCAGCCGCGACAGGTGATCGCGCTCGCCTGGAAAGTCCCGCGTCCCCTCGAACTCCGGCATGTGCTCGAAGCGACCGTCCAGCGCGAAGCGCCGGCCGTGGTACGGGCATCGCAGATGGGCCGCGCGGCAGGGCTCGGGCACGAGAATCGTCCCCCGGTGCGTGCAGACGTTCGACAGGCATCGCAGCACATCCGACCCGTCGCGCGTGAGCAGCAGCGGCTCATCCACGCATCCCTCCAGGAACGTGAAGGGATGGACATGCTGGGGCGTGCGGGCCAGACCATCATCGCCGATCAACTGCCACGATCGGGCGAAGACACGCTGCCGCGCCCGCTCGTACACCCCCGGATCGGCGTAGAACCAGCCCGGCAACGTGT includes the following:
- a CDS encoding flippase-like domain-containing protein, translated to MTPAETAHAPEPIERRPAPNPRPRWLRWIGQIAGFVIGLGLLAACVWFAFRDPAENPWEKLRQAPIGLVVGLIACSAVSLLLNGATFWLVMRPVKDLGFWNLQRLNAAANALNYGPLRPGLILRLVYHVRVDRLDLIQIGAWFASIAVVLLLVAGVLFASMIVRPEMDAWWAGLVAGGLVIGGLSTIIVMGHPLIVRHGRGADRMLRRGRVLWAIIGLRLADIGAFAGRMYCALGIVGIALPQNGASYVLMLALVALLAGLIPIRIGFREALVGLAASRFGVPESESVYASLALIESAGEALLYVPLGALSLLWIWPRLVRAE
- a CDS encoding glycosyltransferase family 2 protein, which encodes MPILHVVIPFYNERATLGPCLERVVAAPLPADWGRALALVNDCSKDGSGDVASQLVKGLTARGVAAALLHHPVNRGKGAALQTGFDHVLTVAAPDDLIIIQDADLEYDPNDYAALLAPLIAGEAAVVFGTRWGRHARTDGLWRKVHAMGNRVLTGFSNLLTGHRVSDMECCYKVFTVSALRTIRPRLTEERFGIEPQIAAAVARHRLKLVERPVTYAPREVAEGKKIRARDGFRAFWVMVRERFRR
- a CDS encoding N(4)-(beta-N-acetylglucosaminyl)-L-asparaginase, with the protein product MTHPSLDRRAFLALSAASLPLLGTASAPASAAARRRAGSPVAISSGNGLRTVAEAVRLLNEGADPCDAVVKGVAIVEDDPNDMSVGYGGLPNERGVVQLDASVMHGPTHKAGAVAGIENIKNPAAVALDVLRRTDHVLLVGQGAYDFARAHGHPHTELLTEGARRAWLKWKENLNPDDDWLDDDQQIRRDRDPRQAMAEQIGVPWSWGTIHCSAVDGDGDLGACTTTSGLSYKIPGRVGDSPIVGAGMFVDNNVGSAGATGRGEAVIQSCGAFQIVQHMARGDHPREACLKVLQWIADHTKQKYLLNDKGRPNFSVVLYALRKDGEYGSATMNGSTRFAVCDENGARHETCEVLFG
- a CDS encoding Rieske 2Fe-2S domain-containing protein, whose protein sequence is MERFDVDPDIARAHTLPGWFYADPGVYERARQRVFARSWQLIGDDGLARTPQHVHPFTFLEGCVDEPLLLTRDGSDVLRCLSNVCTHRGTILVPEPCRAAHLRCPYHGRRFALDGRFEHMPEFEGTRDFPGERDHLSRLPLETFGRWLFTSIDPAFGFDDLIGPMRRRVGRLPLSEFLFDPTRSRDYLVRCNWALYVENYLEGFHIPFVHASLNAALDYGEYTTELHGRSILQLGLSKGGEHVFDPPPDSPDAGRPVAAYYWWLWPNLMFNFYPWGLSVNIVKPLGVDRTRVSFLTWVWDASKLDQGAGAGLDRVEREDEAIVESVQRGVRSRLYHRGRYSPTREQGVHHFHRMLVETCGDDV